The sequence below is a genomic window from Colletotrichum destructivum chromosome 4, complete sequence.
AGCTTGCAtacagggggggggggggaataCAGAGTGTGGCCATAGCCTATTCCGGTCTTCATCCAACTACGGGTGTTCAGATTGCCCACCATACACCTAGTAATAACCCGACGCCAGCACCATCCATCTTCGTTCAACATCATTCTGATTTCGTCACAAAAGGAGCCAGCTATAATACAAGATGATTCTAATAAAAAAGCCGAAATACCACCACAGTGGACTTAAATCGTTGCAACTATAAAGAAACACCATGTTGTCGCAAATGCGTCCCGCAGACTCGCCTCGATCCCTCTCCAGTCCCGCAGAAAGATCATGTGCCCCCAAACGCCAAACGCTAAACATTTCACAAGTCAACACTCTCAGCCTCGAGCTCAGATTGGACTTTTCAGGCAACCGGGTCGACAGTCTGTGGCTCACTAGGTGTTTTGATCAGCTTaccgacgacaagaagcgaATTCCAGGCGTAATTCTCCCCGAACTGCAGAGAATGTCATAGCGGATGGCTTCTGGGACGGACAGGGGTGTTTTTTCAGTGGGCGATGAAAGAGATTTGGATTTCGGGATCACAAGTACCAATCATTATGCGATTGCAGTATTAGCTTCTAATCTTGATGAAATTACCCTCACGGGACGGTATTCGAGCTGTGTGGCTTCACAGCTGGGCAGTTTGTTCTGCCCTTGTTCACACGATCTCCATCGACAGCCCGCAAGCCTCCATATCCGCCAGAATCGATTCCATAGGGGTAAAATATGTCACGTCCGCCGGCAGGTTATGAATATAGTCATGGTCCTCATTCAGCACTTCCTCGCGCTTTATGCCTCCCGACACCATACCAACAACCCTTCCCTTTAGGTCGAAGACACAAGCACCGGAATCGCCTTTCCCGGCGAAGTGGTCGTATTTTTGCATTCTCTCTGCCACAACGCCAAACTCCCGGGAGATTAATGGGGTGCCGTCGTGGGCAACCCTGCGGACGACGGACTTGACTTGGTTGACTTCCCCGAAAGTTACTCCCGATGTTCGGCCGCTCATTCCTACGATGCGACaactcctcgtcggcttctgAAACTCGGAAGCCGCGACGATGCCCTGTATATGGAGAGTACCGTCGTGGTCGAGGTCTTTGATGCAGAGAACTAAAGCTCCAAAATGACTCTCCAGCTCTCTACCGTCGATGTAGACGCGGTTGGAAAGCTCGGAAAGGCGTCTCTCGTGAGAGTCAGCTCTCAACCGTATGAGGCACCAATCGCTGAGATGTCCCGAACTTCCCACTGCGTACTCGCTGGCGTACGCGACGTCGCCAAGAACCCTGGCCTCCAAAGCCTCGCGAAGGGTAAAGTGCTGTAAGACGGCGCTGATCTCGTTCACATTTCGCTGGCATTCGGTGATAATCTTGTCGTCGTGGGATTCTCCCTCGGCCTTCCCTTCTCCGCGGAGCACTTTGACCGACTGGTATTTGAGATCTTCAAGGTCTGCCACCAAGGCCTTTCTGGTCCTCTCTGACAGCTGGATAACAGACTTGCCAGGCAACGACTTTTCTCTCGGCAGAAGGCAGCCTGTTTCAGACTCGTCATAGCAGACATGTCGACACGTCAAGGCAAACACCTCGTCAGGTTCGCCACCGGCTCTGCGCAAGTAGATGCCTTTTGTGCCTTCGCGGTAGGGCTGGTCCAGGCTGGCGATGCTCGTGCCGAGTTGGTCAGCAAGCTCATACATGTAAGATCTCAAAAAGGGACGGTGCTGATGAGAATCTTGCTGCAGGACCGCAGGACTGGAGGCGAGGTTAACCAGCATCGACTCCTTGATCTCGCAGTGAACATCGTCAAGTCCATGTTCAACAAGGGCGTTTCTGCAGTGGAAGGCAACCTGGTTGCCCATCTCCCACGACAGGGTGTCTGGCAAGACAGAGATCGAAACAATCACAGGCATCTCTTCACCGACGTACCCGATGCGGACGATATCGATTGCTTGCCAGTTGACCTTCTCCCGGGCGAGAATACCCAGTATTTGGTTTCTCAGTGGGGAAGGTTCGTCATTCCATTGGCTGACTATGGcatgctcgtcgacgacagccAGAGTTTTCGTTGGTGATGACCAATCGTCCCACCCGTACTTGAACGGAGTGAAGCTGGACCGTGCTACGAGCTTGGGAAGACTGAAAAGGCCGTTATAAAACCGGTCGCGCTCGTGTTCGGTTGGCCGACGCGTGAGGTCCATGTCCGGCTAAAGAACGGACCTTCTGTGTAGGTCTTTATTGATTTGTGCGTTTGTCTTGACTATTTTTCGTTTGTGAATGAGCCGCtgtagaagaagaagcttgTATGATGGCGGTGGATGAGGCGATGGTGTATTGGGGAGGCGGGAAGGACGCCATTATGTAGTAGGTTGAAAACCTATCTCCATCAGCGAGGGGCCCTGATGGCAACCAGGCTGGGGACGACGGTGGCTTACCATGAAGCCACGAAACTCTGAACCCAGAGAACCAGGATGGGGCACTGCGCAAGGAGGGCAAATGACTAACGTTCCTGAGGCTGGTGACTGGTTTCCTCGGGGCGTGGTCGAGGGGAAGTCCAAGCCGCGGCCGTCAGCTGGGGTTACCGTGTTCATAAAGGTTTCTGAACGCACAATCTGGTAACAGTCTGATCTTAATTATGTTCCATTTCTGCCACTACTGCGGTAGCAATTTTGCTACCAACATTAAATTCACCTCAGGCATAGACTCTAACTAGGCAAAGGGCGATTGCACAGTGAACTAGGAATGCTCTAGACTCAGTTGACTTGGTAGACCTAAAGTGTACTTGGTTGTCTATTCGGTCTGATCTAAAACACTTCATAGTTTGAAGAATGGCCTGAACGGACGATGATCTCAACTTGATGCACGACACAAACCTGAAGCTGAGGGGGAATCAACGCACGATGGCAGTCGACAGGGTGGTTGACCTGGCAAATCTGCAGCACATTCGGCTGTGCGCAGACATTAAGAAAGTAAATGCCTTAGTTCTTACGAAGGTGGCGCATTATGCAAGCCTGGCTGCGTTTTTCGGTTTCTCGCAAACAATTCCTCATAATTACGGGGTTGTGAACGCTCAGCCCCCCCAAGCAGCTCGACAAATTACGGTCCGAATATCGTCGACTCGTGATTCTCATTCATGTATTTCGATGACCCTCTCTCATTCCTACTCACTTCCCGTGCTCTATGTTTGCAACCGCTTCCATCTTCTGGAGGAGCGGGGCGCTGTCGATGTAGACTTCGAACCGTTTAATCTTCCcggcctcttctccctccgTGACCACAGTGGCAAAACCAGCAGCCGGTATGGTTATGTTCTCACTGTCGGGGTCGCCCTTGACACGGTACGTTATGTCCACGGTGAGCCAGACTCTATCATCCACCTTGTCTATGCGCTGTCAGGGCTGTCTGTGTCTCGATGGCTCACGACCCCGAACTCAAAGGCCGTCGTCCAAGGGGTATCCAAGGGGTGCTGCGACTTACCCGCTTGGTGAATGAGATGCTTCATGTAGGCAAGTTTCTCAAAGGTGGGGATGAAGGACTGTTTGATGGCGTCCAGcccctcggcgacgggaTAGTTGGCAAACTTGACTTGGGCATCCTGCGAG
It includes:
- a CDS encoding Putative peptidase S1, PA clan; amino-acid sequence: MDLTRRPTEHERDRFYNGLFSLPKLVARSSFTPFKYGWDDWSSPTKTLAVVDEHAIVSQWNDEPSPLRNQILGILAREKVNWQAIDIVRIGYVGEEMPVIVSISVLPDTLSWEMGNQVAFHCRNALVEHGLDDVHCEIKESMLVNLASSPAVLQQDSHQHRPFLRSYMYELADQLGTSIASLDQPYREGTKGIYLRRAGGEPDEVFALTCRHVCYDESETGCLLPREKSLPGKSVIQLSERTRKALVADLEDLKYQSVKVLRGEGKAEGESHDDKIITECQRNVNEISAVLQHFTLREALEARVLGDVAYASEYAVGSSGHLSDWCLIRLRADSHERRLSELSNRVYIDGRELESHFGALVLCIKDLDHDGTLHIQGIVAASEFQKPTRSCRIVGMSGRTSGVTFGEVNQVKSVVRRVAHDGTPLISREFGVVAERMQKYDHFAGKGDSGACVFDLKGRVVGMVSGGIKREEVLNEDHDYIHNLPADVTYFTPMESILADMEACGLSMEIV
- a CDS encoding Putative NTF2-like domain superfamily protein, whose amino-acid sequence is MPSVPNTPEEVLAWLRRSHEVHDSLSVAEFHEIYSQDAQVKFANYPVAEGLDAIKQSFIPTFEKLAYMKHLIHQADKVDDRVWLTVDITYRVKGDPDSENITIPAAGFATVVTEGEEAGKIKRFEVYIDSAPLLQKMEAVANIEHGK